Proteins found in one Clostridium kluyveri DSM 555 genomic segment:
- a CDS encoding cell wall-binding repeat-containing protein: MRTSGSDRYQTASQVAVTNWTTSDNLVLVSGEGYADAISASVLAKKLDAPILLTTPKVFNSYTKTALDTLKPKNVYVIGGNASVSKEIRDFLKSSYNIIELGGANRYETNVAVAKKLVELGVDPSNAILASGEGFSDAFTVASIAAVKEQILLLGTNDLSSIELVKDFIDDHKSSIIVVGTDFVINDNTYKAVNGVKRISGGIGLIQILKL; this comes from the coding sequence ATGAGAACAAGTGGTTCTGACAGGTACCAGACGGCATCTCAAGTTGCTGTAACAAATTGGACAACCTCAGATAATTTAGTATTAGTGTCAGGTGAAGGCTATGCAGATGCAATAAGTGCTTCTGTACTGGCTAAAAAATTGGATGCACCTATACTTTTAACTACTCCAAAAGTTTTTAATTCATACACAAAAACAGCACTGGATACATTAAAACCAAAGAACGTATATGTCATTGGAGGTAATGCCTCTGTTTCTAAAGAAATTAGAGACTTTTTAAAAAGTTCCTATAATATTATTGAACTTGGCGGTGCTAATAGATATGAGACTAATGTGGCTGTGGCAAAAAAACTTGTGGAATTGGGAGTAGACCCATCTAATGCAATCTTGGCTAGCGGAGAAGGATTTTCAGATGCTTTTACAGTTGCTTCAATTGCAGCTGTAAAAGAACAAATATTATTACTTGGTACTAATGATTTAAGCTCTATAGAATTAGTTAAAGATTTTATAGATGATCATAAGTCAAGTATTATTGTGGTAGGAACTGATTTTGTCATTAATGATAATACTTATAAAGCTGTTAATGGAGTAAAGAGAATAAGTGGAGGTATAGGTTTGATACAAATCTTAAAGTTATAG